The following are encoded together in the Bacillaceae bacterium S4-13-56 genome:
- a CDS encoding chromate transporter, translating to MKKAKWKFIVQIFLSFLKIGPVTFGGGYAMIPMIEREVVNNKKWVQSKDVTEVFAIAESVPGAIAINSATFIGYRLAGVWGAIAAMFGILLPTFLIVVTLSILFLLVKDNPYIESAFVGIRAAIVALISFAAYKIGLTAVYDKTTLAIAAVTTIILLFLHIHPVIMIVSGIFTGIFSVQIKKWLGIATQLEKELPDVKEEREQEIKGA from the coding sequence ATGAAGAAAGCCAAATGGAAATTCATAGTACAAATTTTTTTATCATTTTTGAAAATTGGTCCAGTTACTTTTGGTGGAGGTTATGCAATGATCCCGATGATTGAGAGGGAAGTAGTTAATAACAAAAAGTGGGTCCAAAGTAAAGATGTTACGGAAGTGTTCGCTATTGCAGAATCTGTTCCAGGTGCAATTGCGATAAACTCTGCGACATTCATTGGGTATCGCCTAGCTGGAGTATGGGGTGCTATTGCTGCAATGTTTGGTATATTATTACCAACATTTCTAATCGTTGTTACACTTAGTATTTTATTCCTTTTAGTAAAAGACAATCCCTACATTGAATCTGCGTTTGTGGGTATTCGTGCTGCTATTGTTGCTTTAATTTCTTTTGCAGCATATAAAATAGGTTTGACAGCTGTATATGATAAAACCACTTTAGCAATCGCAGCTGTTACAACAATAATTTTACTTTTTCTACACATACATCCGGTTATAATGATTGTCTCTGGGATATTCACCGGAATCTTCTCGGTTCAGATAAAAAAATGGCTTGGTATTGCTACCCAATTAGAAAAAGAACTTCCAGATGTAAAAGAAGAAAGAGAACAAGAAATAAAAGGGGCGTAG
- a CDS encoding chromate transporter: MEILSELFLTFLMIGFVSFGGGYAMIPVIEMEVSNHGWMTTQEFTDVIAIAGMSPGPIATNSAIFVGYKTAELPGAIVSALAMVIPSLLIILIIATFFFRFNEKPLVKSAFYGLRPIITGLIVYAAIKFAISNDVLSTEVSWHTLSLLMIFGLSLFALIKLRMHPVLVIALSGIVGVVLY, encoded by the coding sequence ATGGAAATTTTATCTGAATTATTTCTAACTTTTTTGATGATTGGCTTTGTATCATTTGGTGGTGGTTATGCGATGATTCCGGTTATAGAAATGGAAGTATCTAACCATGGTTGGATGACTACACAGGAATTTACGGACGTCATTGCGATTGCAGGTATGTCGCCGGGGCCCATTGCAACAAATAGTGCTATATTTGTAGGTTACAAGACTGCTGAATTACCAGGTGCAATTGTTTCCGCTCTAGCAATGGTTATTCCTTCCTTGTTGATTATTTTAATCATTGCTACGTTCTTTTTCCGCTTTAATGAAAAGCCTCTTGTTAAATCTGCTTTTTATGGGCTGCGTCCAATTATTACAGGTCTAATTGTATATGCAGCAATAAAATTTGCGATTTCAAATGATGTGCTATCTACGGAAGTGTCTTGGCATACGCTAAGTCTTTTAATGATATTTGGCTTATCACTATTCGCGCTAATTAAGTTACGAATGCATCCAGTGCTTGTGATTGCATTATCAGGTATTGTCGGAGTAGTTTTATATTAA